A genomic window from Caballeronia sp. SBC1 includes:
- the purE gene encoding 5-(carboxyamino)imidazole ribonucleotide mutase — translation MSEVQTAAAAHTHDAPLIGVLMGSSSDWDVMKNAVAILQEFGVPYEAKVVSAHRMPDEMFAYAESARKRGLAVIIAGAGGAAHLPGMLAAKTTVPVLGVPVSSKYLKGVDSLHSIVQMPKGVPVATFAIGEAGAANAALFAVSILAVTQTAYADKLAAFRARQNDAAHAMVLPPL, via the coding sequence ATCGGCGTGTTAATGGGTTCCAGTTCCGACTGGGACGTGATGAAAAATGCGGTCGCGATCCTTCAGGAATTCGGTGTGCCTTACGAAGCCAAGGTCGTCTCGGCGCACCGCATGCCCGACGAAATGTTCGCCTACGCCGAAAGCGCGCGTAAGCGGGGCCTCGCGGTGATCATCGCGGGGGCGGGCGGCGCGGCGCATCTGCCGGGCATGCTCGCCGCCAAAACCACCGTGCCGGTGCTGGGCGTGCCGGTATCGAGCAAATATTTGAAGGGCGTGGATTCGCTGCATTCGATCGTGCAAATGCCCAAGGGCGTGCCCGTGGCAACGTTCGCTATTGGCGAGGCGGGCGCGGCGAACGCGGCGTTGTTCGCGGTCTCCATACTCGCTGTCACCCAAACCGCCTATGCTGACAAACTCGCGGCATTCCGCGCGCGCCAGAACGACGCGGCGCACGCCATGGTCCTCCCGCCGCTATAA
- a CDS encoding L-threonylcarbamoyladenylate synthase yields MTFEAPTVAQIQEAAALLDAGQLVAFPTETVYGLGADAQNPEAIARIYAAKGRPSNHPVIVHLAPGSDPAYWVESLSADAQKLIDAFWPGPLTLILKRAAHVPAAVSGGQDSVAIRCPSHPVAQALLATFSTMRDGHGGVAGPSANRFGHVSPTTAQHVRDEFGASVHVLDGGAAKVGIESTILDLSRGFPALLRPGHVSPLEIADVLGVMPRLPDGSDASAPRASGTLKAHYAPRTPLSLLPFAALEPLLAAHPLDAGKKLALVARASSAGKWSDAPNVHFVAAPDDPQSYARELYGLLRALDCADVERILIETLPVSAEWSAVNDRLGRAAAAFEEQG; encoded by the coding sequence ATGACTTTCGAAGCTCCCACCGTCGCGCAGATTCAGGAGGCCGCCGCGTTGCTCGACGCGGGCCAACTCGTCGCGTTTCCGACTGAAACCGTCTACGGACTGGGCGCCGATGCCCAGAATCCCGAGGCTATCGCGCGGATCTATGCGGCGAAAGGGCGGCCATCGAATCATCCGGTGATCGTGCATCTCGCGCCCGGCAGCGATCCGGCGTACTGGGTCGAATCGCTTTCAGCCGATGCGCAGAAACTGATCGACGCCTTCTGGCCCGGTCCGCTCACGCTTATTTTGAAGCGTGCGGCGCACGTGCCGGCGGCCGTCAGCGGCGGGCAGGATTCTGTCGCGATCCGTTGCCCGTCGCATCCGGTCGCGCAGGCGTTGCTCGCCACGTTCAGCACAATGCGCGATGGTCATGGCGGCGTGGCGGGGCCATCGGCGAACCGGTTTGGACATGTCAGCCCGACCACGGCGCAACATGTCCGCGATGAATTCGGCGCAAGCGTGCATGTGCTCGATGGCGGGGCAGCGAAGGTGGGCATCGAATCGACGATTCTGGATTTATCGCGTGGTTTTCCCGCGTTGCTCAGGCCGGGACATGTGAGTCCGCTGGAGATTGCCGATGTGCTTGGCGTGATGCCACGTTTGCCCGATGGCTCCGACGCCAGCGCGCCGCGCGCCTCCGGCACGCTGAAGGCGCATTACGCGCCGCGCACGCCGCTCAGCTTGTTGCCGTTCGCGGCGCTGGAACCGTTGCTCGCGGCGCATCCGCTGGATGCCGGCAAGAAGCTGGCGCTGGTCGCGCGGGCATCCAGCGCGGGTAAATGGTCGGACGCGCCGAACGTGCATTTCGTTGCCGCACCTGACGATCCGCAGTCTTACGCACGCGAGCTGTACGGTCTGCTGCGCGCGCTCGATTGCGCCGATGTCGAGAGGATTTTGATCGAGACGCTGCCGGTATCGGCGGAATGGAGCGCGGTGAACGACCGGCTTGGGCGTGCCGCGGCGGCGTTTGAAGAGCAGGGGTAG
- a CDS encoding 5-(carboxyamino)imidazole ribonucleotide synthase: MNAHTQPSSPIQPGAWLGMVGGGQLGRMFCFAAQSMGYRVAVLDPDETSPAGSVADKHIRAAYDDESALTELARLCAAVSTEFENVPSASLDFLAKTTFVSPAGRCVAIAQDRVAEKRFIASAGVPVAPHVVIESPEALAALSDEQIAAVLPGILKTARLGYDGKGQTSVRNVDEVRTTYGSLAGVPCVLEKRMPLKFEVSVLIARAGDGKSAVFPLAQNQHVSGILAKTVVPAPDASPALVAQAQDAALTIAAKLDYVGVLCVEFFILEDGTLIANEMAPRPHNSGHYTVDACATSQFEQQVRAMTGMPLGDTRQHSPAAMLNILGDVWFEGAKACTPPWHDVIALPTARLHLYGKEEARPGRKMGHVNFTGATLEEVRTAARDCARMLHIALD, encoded by the coding sequence ATGAACGCACACACCCAACCCAGTTCTCCCATCCAGCCGGGCGCATGGCTCGGCATGGTCGGCGGCGGCCAGCTCGGCCGCATGTTCTGTTTCGCCGCGCAGTCCATGGGCTATCGCGTGGCGGTCCTCGATCCGGACGAGACGAGTCCGGCAGGTTCCGTCGCGGATAAACACATCCGCGCCGCCTACGACGACGAATCCGCGCTCACCGAACTCGCACGCTTGTGTGCGGCGGTATCGACGGAATTCGAGAACGTGCCGTCCGCCAGCCTCGATTTCCTCGCGAAAACCACGTTCGTCAGCCCTGCCGGACGGTGCGTGGCGATCGCGCAGGATCGCGTGGCGGAGAAACGGTTCATCGCGAGCGCAGGCGTGCCGGTGGCGCCGCATGTGGTGATCGAGTCGCCCGAGGCGTTGGCCGCTTTGAGCGACGAGCAAATCGCCGCCGTGCTGCCGGGCATTCTGAAGACGGCACGCCTCGGCTACGACGGTAAAGGCCAGACAAGCGTGCGCAACGTTGACGAAGTGCGCACCACTTATGGGTCGCTCGCGGGCGTGCCTTGCGTGCTAGAAAAGCGCATGCCGCTCAAGTTCGAAGTGTCCGTGCTGATCGCGCGGGCGGGCGACGGGAAGTCGGCCGTTTTTCCGCTCGCGCAGAACCAGCACGTCAGCGGCATTCTGGCAAAAACCGTGGTGCCCGCGCCGGACGCATCGCCCGCGCTCGTCGCCCAGGCGCAGGACGCCGCGCTTACGATCGCCGCGAAGCTGGATTACGTCGGCGTGCTGTGCGTGGAGTTTTTTATCCTGGAAGACGGCACGCTGATCGCCAATGAAATGGCGCCGCGTCCGCACAATTCCGGTCACTACACCGTCGATGCCTGCGCCACCAGCCAGTTCGAGCAGCAAGTCCGGGCAATGACCGGCATGCCGCTCGGCGATACACGCCAGCATTCGCCGGCCGCGATGCTGAATATTCTCGGCGATGTCTGGTTCGAAGGCGCGAAAGCGTGCACGCCGCCGTGGCATGACGTGATCGCGTTGCCGACCGCGCGGCTGCATCTGTACGGCAAGGAGGAGGCGCGGCCCGGCCGCAAGATGGGCCACGTGAATTTCACCGGGGCTACGCTGGAAGAAGTGCGCACGGCGGCGCGCGATTGCGCCCGCATGCTGCACATTGCGCTGGATTAA